A window of the Parafrankia discariae genome harbors these coding sequences:
- a CDS encoding DUF3046 domain-containing protein has translation MRLTEFWANMNKQFGAAYADSLARDHVIAGLGGATVEGALGRGDDLKRVWRAVCDEFNVPARDR, from the coding sequence GTGCGACTGACCGAGTTCTGGGCGAACATGAACAAGCAGTTCGGCGCGGCGTACGCGGACTCGCTGGCCCGCGATCACGTGATCGCCGGGCTGGGTGGGGCGACCGTCGAGGGCGCGCTGGGCCGGGGCGACGACCTCAAACGGGTGTGGCGTGCCGTCTGCGACGAGTTCAACGTGCCGGCCCGCGACCGCTGA
- the recA gene encoding recombinase RecA: protein MVGPDREKALENALAQIDKQFGKGSIMRLGDDTRPPIQVIPTGSIALDVALGIGGYPRGRVIEIYGPESSGKTTVALHAVANAQAAGGIAAFIDAEHALDPEYAGKLGVDTDALLISQPDTGEQALEIADMLIRSGALDIIVIDSVAALVPRAEIEGEMGDSHVGLQARLMSQALRKITGALANSGTTAVFINQLREKVGVMFGSPETTTGGKALKFYASVRLDVRRIETLKDGAEAVGNRTRIKVVKNKMAPPFRTAEFDIVYGGGISREGSLIDMGVEHGIIRKSGAWYTYDGDQLGQGKENARSFLRDNPDLANEIEKRIKEKLGLSPTLDADAPAPVPVDL from the coding sequence ATGGTAGGACCCGACCGCGAGAAGGCGTTGGAGAACGCCCTTGCGCAGATCGACAAGCAGTTCGGCAAGGGCTCGATCATGCGGCTGGGTGACGACACCCGCCCGCCGATCCAGGTCATCCCGACTGGATCCATCGCCCTGGATGTCGCGCTCGGTATCGGGGGCTACCCTCGCGGGCGTGTCATCGAGATCTATGGGCCGGAGTCATCCGGAAAAACCACGGTCGCGCTGCACGCGGTGGCGAACGCGCAGGCGGCCGGCGGCATCGCGGCCTTCATCGACGCCGAGCACGCGCTTGATCCGGAGTACGCGGGGAAGCTCGGCGTCGACACCGACGCGCTGCTCATCTCCCAGCCCGACACGGGGGAGCAGGCGCTGGAGATCGCCGACATGCTGATCCGTTCCGGCGCGCTGGACATCATCGTCATCGACTCGGTCGCGGCGCTGGTACCGCGGGCCGAGATCGAGGGGGAGATGGGCGACAGCCACGTGGGTCTGCAGGCCCGGCTGATGTCGCAGGCGCTGCGGAAGATCACCGGGGCGCTCGCGAACTCCGGCACCACCGCCGTCTTCATCAACCAGCTCCGCGAGAAGGTCGGCGTCATGTTCGGCTCGCCGGAGACCACCACCGGCGGAAAGGCGTTGAAGTTCTACGCCTCCGTCCGGCTCGACGTACGCCGCATCGAGACGCTGAAGGACGGTGCCGAGGCGGTCGGTAACCGGACCAGGATCAAGGTGGTCAAGAACAAGATGGCCCCGCCGTTCCGGACCGCCGAGTTCGACATCGTCTACGGCGGCGGTATCAGCCGCGAGGGCTCCCTGATCGATATGGGCGTCGAGCACGGCATCATCCGCAAGTCCGGTGCCTGGTACACCTATGACGGCGACCAGCTCGGCCAGGGCAAGGAGAACGCGCGGTCATTCCTCCGCGACAACCCGGATCTGGCCAACGAGATCGAAAAGCGGATCAAGGAGAAGCTCGGTCTCTCCCCGACGCTGGACGCTGACGCTCCCGCACCGGTTCCGGTGGACCTCTGA
- the recX gene encoding recombination regulator RecX, with protein MAGEESTGPGGAGASPARQARAARSTAAAGAAGDDAVAVAREICLSQLAARPRSRAELATVLRRRGVADDVAEQVLDRLVEVGLIDDEAFAAAFVSSARAGRGLGRRALATELRRRGVAPEASETALAAVGAEDEEETARALVARRLRAMDGLPAPVRVRRLIALLARKGYDLELARRVVTAAVPDADDDADGDAHSLDQHRSV; from the coding sequence GTGGCGGGTGAGGAGTCCACCGGGCCTGGCGGCGCGGGTGCGTCGCCGGCCCGGCAGGCGCGGGCGGCTCGATCCACGGCCGCCGCGGGGGCCGCGGGCGATGATGCTGTCGCCGTCGCGCGGGAGATCTGCCTGAGTCAGCTCGCGGCGCGGCCTCGCAGCCGGGCCGAGCTCGCCACCGTGCTGCGGCGGCGCGGCGTCGCGGACGATGTGGCAGAGCAGGTGCTCGACCGTCTGGTGGAGGTCGGCCTGATCGACGACGAGGCGTTCGCGGCCGCGTTCGTCTCCTCGGCTCGGGCGGGTCGGGGTCTGGGCCGCCGGGCCCTGGCGACCGAGCTGCGGCGGCGCGGTGTCGCGCCCGAGGCCTCGGAGACCGCCCTGGCGGCAGTGGGCGCCGAGGACGAGGAGGAGACCGCTCGCGCCCTGGTCGCCCGCCGCCTGCGCGCGATGGACGGCCTGCCCGCCCCGGTGCGGGTCCGTCGCCTCATCGCGTTGCTCGCTCGGAAGGGCTACGATCTCGAGCTCGCGCGCCGGGTGGTCACGGCCGCGGTACCGGACGCGGACGACGACGCGGACGGCGACGCGCACAGCCTGGACCAGCATCGGAGCGTCTGA
- the rny gene encoding ribonuclease Y, whose amino-acid sequence MGAALITLLVLLLLAVSGLTLVLLRLVRAGGLGVRARVDDLTEVRSSRDGESSPDGGPGGDPRPLAPSPLASPVPHSGPEPAVPASEAVPEPTVDSPAATGPADPGSSSPAPGTPGPVASGPEGSAAAGAELAGTGAELAGSELSGSELSGFEHGASGTSESGRPAAVGSGTGSGELAGADPTPTPTVTATPSATVTVTGAKVPTPPATSGPSAEPGSTSPVRKGTTPGTDGPAAHAATAIETPESEITSAISAPGTTGGGTIEAGTVRDVTADAGTTGTGADDVRPEPAIAGADPGLIGGAAVGAARVELARISTMVADLRREARDVEEEAERIRRRAEQDAVEQTARVRREAEQIRRHAEEAAAAIRERAVADAELRASRAEAAAREVIHAEREQIRAELDEDLRTQRTELRGWDSRLTQREQRVADQATGVEERLRRLETRETEMAVREAGLDSRESDLGELEEARRRELERVAGLTSTEARTELVKVVEDQARLDAAVRVRDIEARAEEEAEDRARRIVTLAIQRVASDQTAESVVSVLHLPSDEMKGRIIGREGRNIRAFESVTGVNVLIDDTPEAVLLSCFDPVRREMGRITLAALVSDGRIHPHRIEEEYARAEREVAAKCVRAGEDALIDVGIAEMHPELINLLGRLRYRTSYGQNVLAHLVESAHLAGIMAAELRLPPAIAKRGTLLHDLGKALTHEVEGSHAIVGAEIARRYGEHEDVVHAIEAHHNEVEPRSIGAVLTQAADQISGGRPGARRDSLESYVKRLERIEQIAAERPGVEKVFAMQAGREVRVMVVPELVDDVAAHLLARDVAKQIEDELTYPGQIRVTVVRETRAVGMAR is encoded by the coding sequence GTGGGTGCCGCCCTCATCACGCTTCTCGTCCTGCTTCTCCTCGCCGTCAGCGGTCTGACACTGGTTCTGCTGCGCCTGGTACGGGCCGGTGGGCTGGGCGTGAGAGCCCGCGTCGACGATCTCACCGAGGTTCGGTCCTCCCGCGACGGCGAGTCGTCACCGGACGGCGGCCCTGGGGGAGACCCGAGGCCACTCGCGCCGAGCCCGTTGGCTTCCCCGGTCCCACACAGCGGGCCGGAGCCGGCCGTGCCGGCTTCGGAGGCCGTTCCGGAGCCGACCGTCGACTCTCCGGCCGCGACAGGTCCCGCGGATCCCGGATCGAGCAGCCCGGCCCCGGGCACACCCGGGCCGGTCGCGTCCGGGCCCGAGGGCTCCGCCGCGGCCGGCGCTGAGCTGGCCGGTACTGGTGCCGAGCTGGCTGGCTCCGAGCTGAGCGGTTCCGAGCTGAGCGGTTTCGAGCACGGTGCTTCCGGGACTTCCGAGTCGGGGAGACCCGCGGCCGTGGGTTCCGGCACCGGGTCCGGCGAACTGGCCGGCGCGGACCCGACGCCGACGCCGACCGTGACAGCGACGCCTTCCGCGACCGTGACGGTGACCGGGGCGAAGGTACCGACCCCACCGGCGACATCCGGTCCGTCCGCGGAACCGGGCTCGACCTCACCGGTTCGGAAGGGAACGACCCCGGGCACCGACGGCCCCGCCGCCCACGCGGCCACTGCGATCGAAACGCCCGAGTCCGAGATCACGTCGGCGATTTCCGCGCCCGGGACGACGGGCGGCGGGACTATCGAAGCCGGGACCGTCCGAGATGTGACGGCTGACGCCGGAACCACCGGAACCGGTGCCGACGATGTGCGGCCGGAGCCGGCGATCGCCGGTGCTGATCCCGGTTTGATCGGCGGTGCCGCGGTCGGTGCCGCCCGGGTCGAGCTCGCGCGGATCTCGACGATGGTCGCGGACCTCCGCCGGGAGGCACGCGACGTCGAGGAGGAGGCCGAGCGGATCCGGCGCCGGGCCGAGCAGGACGCCGTGGAGCAGACGGCGCGGGTGCGGCGGGAGGCCGAGCAGATCCGCCGGCACGCAGAGGAGGCCGCCGCGGCGATCAGGGAACGGGCGGTCGCGGACGCGGAGCTGCGGGCGTCGCGGGCGGAGGCGGCCGCCCGCGAGGTGATCCACGCGGAGCGCGAGCAGATCCGCGCCGAGCTCGACGAGGACCTGCGCACCCAGCGGACCGAGCTGCGTGGTTGGGACAGCCGGCTCACCCAGCGCGAGCAGCGGGTCGCCGACCAGGCCACCGGCGTGGAGGAGCGGCTGCGCCGGCTGGAGACCCGGGAGACCGAGATGGCCGTCCGCGAGGCCGGTCTGGACAGCCGTGAGTCGGATCTCGGCGAGCTGGAGGAGGCCCGGCGGCGCGAGCTGGAGCGGGTGGCGGGCCTGACCTCGACGGAGGCCCGGACCGAGCTGGTCAAGGTGGTCGAGGACCAGGCCAGGTTGGACGCCGCCGTCCGGGTGCGTGACATCGAGGCCCGGGCGGAGGAGGAGGCCGAGGACCGGGCGCGCCGGATCGTCACCCTGGCCATCCAGCGGGTCGCCTCGGACCAGACCGCCGAGTCCGTGGTGTCGGTGCTGCACCTGCCCAGCGACGAGATGAAGGGCCGCATCATCGGGCGCGAGGGCCGTAACATCCGCGCCTTCGAGTCCGTGACCGGCGTCAACGTGCTCATCGACGACACCCCGGAGGCGGTGCTGCTGAGCTGCTTCGATCCCGTGCGGCGGGAGATGGGGCGGATCACGCTGGCGGCGCTGGTGTCGGACGGTCGCATCCACCCGCACCGGATCGAGGAGGAGTACGCCCGGGCCGAGCGTGAGGTCGCCGCGAAGTGCGTGCGCGCCGGCGAGGACGCTCTGATCGACGTCGGCATCGCCGAGATGCATCCCGAGCTGATCAATTTGTTGGGCCGGCTCCGCTACCGCACCAGCTACGGGCAGAACGTGCTCGCGCACCTCGTCGAGAGCGCCCACCTGGCCGGGATCATGGCGGCCGAGCTGCGGCTGCCCCCGGCGATCGCGAAGCGCGGCACGCTCCTGCACGATCTCGGCAAGGCGTTGACACATGAGGTGGAAGGCTCGCACGCGATCGTCGGCGCGGAGATCGCCCGCCGCTACGGCGAGCACGAGGACGTCGTCCACGCCATCGAGGCGCATCACAACGAGGTCGAGCCGCGCTCCATCGGGGCGGTGCTGACCCAGGCCGCGGACCAGATCTCCGGCGGGCGTCCCGGGGCGCGTCGGGACAGCCTCGAGTCCTACGTCAAGCGCCTGGAGCGCATCGAGCAGATCGCCGCCGAGCGTCCCGGGGTGGAGAAGGTCTTCGCCATGCAGGCCGGCCGGGAGGTGCGGGTGATGGTCGTGCCCGAGCTGGTCGACGACGTGGCCGCCCACCTGCTCGCCCGGGACGTCGCCAAGCAGATCGAGGACGAGCTCACCTACCCGGGCCAGATCCGGGTCACCGTGGTCCGCGAGACCCGCGCCGTCGGCATGGCACGCTAG
- a CDS encoding amino acid ABC transporter permease, giving the protein MSIVLSDPPGPRGRRRILIASVVAVAAVAALVVLAVLRLSDKGQLDGEVWSVFFDEPDLRTLLWEGLLDTLRAAATGMVLAVAVGTTLAFARQSDRRLVSVPAAAVVEMLRGLPLLMLIFFAYLGLPQLGVNLSAFWALVIGLTAYNGAVLSEIFRAGIQSIDKGQTEAAAALGLRGTQIFTLIQFPQAVRRMSPTLVSQLVTLLKDTSLGFVIGYTELLRQGRSAVEFLGGRYALPVYTVLAVMYIIVNLSLSLTARWLERRQAHRLGSSAPILLDAADAAGPVAASRS; this is encoded by the coding sequence ATGAGCATCGTGCTGTCGGATCCCCCCGGCCCGCGGGGCCGGCGCCGCATTCTGATCGCGAGCGTGGTGGCGGTCGCCGCGGTGGCGGCACTCGTCGTCCTCGCCGTGCTCCGCCTGTCGGACAAGGGCCAGCTCGACGGCGAGGTGTGGAGCGTCTTCTTCGACGAGCCCGACCTGCGGACGCTGCTGTGGGAGGGCCTGCTCGACACGCTGCGCGCCGCCGCGACCGGCATGGTGCTCGCCGTCGCGGTGGGAACCACGCTCGCGTTCGCCCGCCAGTCGGACCGCCGGCTGGTCAGCGTCCCGGCCGCGGCGGTCGTGGAGATGCTGCGCGGCCTGCCGCTGCTGATGCTGATCTTCTTCGCCTACCTGGGCCTGCCGCAGCTCGGCGTCAACCTCTCGGCGTTCTGGGCGCTCGTGATCGGCCTGACCGCCTACAACGGAGCCGTGCTCAGCGAGATCTTCCGCGCGGGCATCCAGTCCATCGACAAGGGCCAGACGGAGGCCGCGGCGGCGCTCGGCCTGCGCGGCACCCAGATCTTCACTCTGATCCAGTTCCCGCAGGCCGTGCGCCGGATGAGCCCGACGCTGGTCAGCCAGCTCGTCACGCTGCTGAAGGACACCTCGCTGGGCTTCGTCATCGGGTACACCGAGCTGCTGCGGCAGGGCCGGTCCGCGGTCGAGTTCCTGGGCGGCCGCTACGCCCTGCCCGTGTACACCGTGCTGGCCGTCATGTACATCATCGTGAACCTGTCGCTGTCGCTGACCGCGCGTTGGCTGGAGCGGCGCCAGGCCCACCGCCTCGGCAGCTCCGCGCCCATCCTGCTGGACGCCGCCGACGCCGCCGGCCCCGTCGCGGCCAGCCGGAGCTGA
- a CDS encoding amino acid ABC transporter permease produces the protein MDAVLDNLDIFREGFIQTLRLSLFAAVAALILGTALAAMRVSPVPPLRWAGTAYVETVRNTPLTIVFFFVVFVLPQVDIVFSYFTFAVMALTIYHTALVCEAVRSGVNGVDAGQAEAARALGLTFSQTLRLVVLPQAFRNVVQPLGSVGSALIRNTSIAAAFGVQELTGISQRLTTANPGDVIAVLLAGIVCYLVLTLSLAWAVGLTERRLTRTPR, from the coding sequence ATCGACGCCGTCCTCGACAACCTCGACATCTTCCGCGAGGGGTTCATCCAGACGCTTCGGCTGAGCCTGTTCGCAGCCGTGGCCGCGCTGATCCTCGGGACCGCCCTCGCGGCCATGCGGGTCAGCCCGGTCCCGCCGCTGCGCTGGGCGGGGACGGCCTACGTGGAGACCGTCCGCAACACGCCGCTGACCATCGTGTTCTTCTTCGTGGTCTTCGTACTGCCGCAGGTCGACATCGTCTTCAGCTACTTCACGTTCGCCGTCATGGCGCTGACGATCTACCACACCGCGCTGGTCTGCGAGGCCGTGCGCTCCGGGGTGAACGGCGTCGACGCGGGCCAGGCGGAGGCCGCGCGGGCCCTGGGCCTGACCTTCTCGCAGACGCTGCGGCTCGTCGTGCTGCCACAGGCGTTCCGCAACGTGGTCCAGCCGCTGGGCAGCGTCGGCAGCGCGCTGATCCGCAACACCTCCATCGCCGCCGCGTTCGGCGTCCAGGAGCTGACCGGGATCAGTCAGCGGCTGACCACCGCGAACCCCGGTGACGTCATCGCCGTCCTGCTCGCCGGCATCGTCTGCTACCTGGTGCTGACGCTGTCCCTGGCCTGGGCGGTCGGCCTCACCGAACGACGGCTGACGAGGACCCCGCGATGA
- a CDS encoding glutamate ABC transporter substrate-binding protein: MRMSLTRSKRRTAPTDAIDTTESTTRAAAGSRPRRPLRGAALLLAAALAGSLALAACGDDDSSDEPAAATATTFPAGSTMAKLQAAGTITVGTKFDQPLFGLKNLRGEPEGFDVEIAKIITDALGIPADKVKFVETVSANREPFIEQHRVDLVVATYTINDKRKQVVDFAGPYYVAGQTLMVRAGETAITGKDTLAGKKVCSVSGSTPAERIRTEAPDAELTLFDVYSKCAEALKAGQVDAVTTDNAILLGLMNSDPGAFKLVGEPFSTEPYGIGLAKGDDQFRAFINDTLTAAYTDGRYEAAYKDTIGKVEPDMPTPPVVDRYTS; this comes from the coding sequence ATGCGCATGTCGCTTACCCGTAGCAAACGGCGAACGGCCCCCACGGACGCCATCGACACAACCGAGTCCACCACCCGCGCGGCCGCGGGTTCCCGCCCGCGGCGGCCGTTGCGCGGCGCGGCTCTGCTACTGGCCGCGGCACTGGCCGGCTCGCTCGCGCTGGCCGCCTGCGGCGACGACGACAGCTCCGACGAGCCGGCCGCCGCCACCGCCACCACGTTCCCGGCGGGGAGCACGATGGCCAAGCTCCAGGCGGCGGGCACGATCACCGTCGGCACGAAGTTCGACCAGCCGCTGTTCGGCCTGAAGAACCTGCGCGGCGAGCCGGAGGGCTTCGACGTCGAGATCGCCAAGATCATCACCGACGCGCTGGGTATCCCCGCGGACAAGGTCAAGTTCGTCGAGACGGTCTCGGCCAACCGTGAGCCGTTCATCGAGCAGCACCGCGTTGACCTGGTGGTGGCCACCTACACCATCAACGACAAGCGCAAGCAGGTCGTCGACTTCGCCGGCCCGTACTACGTGGCCGGTCAGACGCTTATGGTGCGGGCCGGGGAGACCGCCATCACCGGGAAGGACACGCTCGCGGGCAAGAAGGTCTGCTCGGTGAGCGGCTCCACCCCGGCCGAGCGCATCCGCACGGAGGCGCCGGACGCCGAGCTGACCCTGTTCGACGTCTACAGCAAGTGCGCCGAGGCGCTCAAGGCCGGCCAGGTGGACGCGGTCACCACCGACAACGCGATCCTGCTCGGCCTGATGAACTCCGACCCGGGCGCCTTCAAGCTGGTCGGCGAGCCGTTCAGCACGGAGCCCTACGGCATCGGCCTCGCCAAGGGCGACGACCAGTTCCGCGCGTTCATCAACGACACGCTCACGGCGGCGTACACCGACGGTCGGTACGAGGCCGCCTACAAGGACACGATCGGCAAGGTCGAGCCGGACATGCCCACGCCTCCCGTGGTGGACCGCTACACCTCCTGA
- a CDS encoding amino acid ABC transporter ATP-binding protein, which produces MPLVTLEGVSKSFGKNRVLNDINLAVDAGEVVCVIGPSGSGKSTLCRCVNRLETIDEGRITFDGHPLPAEGRELARMRAQVGMVFQSFNLFAHRTILDNITLGPRRVNGVRRAEAEEKARALLERVGIADKADRLPRQLSGGQQQRAAIARALAMEPKLMLFDEPTSALDPEMIQEVLDVMRSLAASGMTMIVVTHEMGFARSAADRVVFMADGRLLEVAPPKTFFAAPASERAADFLAKVLTH; this is translated from the coding sequence ATGCCACTGGTGACCTTGGAAGGTGTCAGTAAGTCGTTCGGGAAGAACCGTGTCCTGAACGACATCAACCTGGCGGTCGACGCCGGTGAGGTCGTGTGCGTCATCGGCCCCTCCGGCTCGGGAAAGTCCACGCTGTGCCGGTGCGTCAACCGCCTGGAGACCATCGACGAGGGCCGCATCACGTTCGACGGCCACCCACTGCCCGCCGAGGGCCGGGAGCTGGCCCGCATGCGCGCCCAGGTCGGCATGGTGTTCCAGTCGTTCAACCTGTTCGCGCACCGCACGATCCTGGACAACATCACGCTCGGCCCGCGCAGGGTGAACGGTGTCCGGCGCGCCGAGGCCGAGGAGAAGGCCCGGGCGCTGTTGGAGCGCGTCGGCATCGCGGACAAGGCCGACCGGCTCCCACGCCAGCTCTCCGGCGGCCAGCAGCAGCGGGCGGCCATCGCCCGGGCGCTGGCGATGGAGCCGAAGCTGATGCTCTTCGACGAGCCGACCTCGGCGCTCGACCCGGAGATGATCCAGGAGGTTCTGGACGTCATGCGGTCGCTGGCGGCGTCCGGTATGACGATGATCGTGGTGACGCACGAGATGGGGTTCGCCCGCTCGGCGGCCGACCGCGTGGTGTTCATGGCCGACGGCCGACTGCTCGAGGTGGCCCCACCGAAGACCTTTTTCGCCGCGCCGGCGAGTGAGCGCGCCGCCGACTTCCTGGCAAAGGTCCTCACTCATTGA
- the miaB gene encoding tRNA (N6-isopentenyl adenosine(37)-C2)-methylthiotransferase MiaB, translated as MSGRSYQVRTFGCQMNVHDSERLAGLLESAGYVPAPEGSDADVVVFNTCAVRENADNRLYGNLGHLYPAKKSNPAMQIAVGGCLAQKDRSVILDRAPWVDVVFGTHNIHRLPVLLERARHNSAAQVEIAEALEVFPSSLPARRASHHSAWVSISVGCDNTCTFCIVPSLRGGERDRRPGDVLAEVEALVAEGALEITLLGQNVNSYGRSLGDPGAFAKLLRACGRVDGLERVRFTSPHPRDFTDDVIEAMAQTPNVCPQLHMPLQSGSDAVLRRMRRSYRRERFLGIVERVRAAMPDAAISTDIIVGFPGETEADFADTLDVVRTARFAGAFTFKYSPRPGTPAAEMDGAVDPAVVSERYGRLASLQDEMSWAENRAQVGRRVEIVVAEGEGRKDSATGRLSGRARDGRLVHLLVTGPHAQDGLVRPGDVVETVVTRGAPHHLTADGPLLAHRRTRAGDAWAAGRAIAGDTGPAGTGAGDTGAGDTGRPGGPAVSLGMPQLRPSAPAAR; from the coding sequence GTGAGTGGCCGTAGCTACCAGGTCCGGACCTTCGGCTGTCAGATGAACGTGCACGACTCCGAACGGCTGGCCGGCCTCCTCGAGTCCGCCGGCTACGTTCCGGCCCCGGAGGGGTCCGACGCCGACGTCGTCGTGTTCAACACCTGCGCCGTCCGGGAGAACGCCGACAACCGGTTGTACGGAAACCTCGGTCATCTGTACCCGGCGAAGAAGAGCAACCCGGCGATGCAGATCGCGGTGGGTGGCTGTCTGGCGCAGAAGGACCGGTCGGTGATCCTGGACCGCGCGCCCTGGGTCGACGTCGTGTTCGGCACCCACAACATCCACCGGCTGCCGGTGCTGCTCGAACGGGCCCGGCACAACTCCGCCGCCCAGGTGGAGATCGCCGAGGCGCTCGAGGTCTTCCCGAGTAGCCTGCCGGCCCGCCGGGCCAGCCATCACTCGGCGTGGGTCAGCATCAGTGTGGGCTGCGACAACACCTGCACCTTCTGCATCGTGCCGAGCCTGCGCGGCGGCGAGCGCGACCGGCGCCCCGGCGACGTCCTGGCCGAGGTGGAGGCGCTGGTCGCCGAGGGCGCGCTGGAGATAACGCTGCTCGGCCAGAACGTGAACTCCTACGGGCGCTCACTGGGCGACCCGGGGGCGTTCGCGAAGCTGCTGCGCGCGTGCGGGCGGGTCGACGGGCTGGAACGGGTCCGTTTCACCTCGCCGCATCCCCGCGACTTCACCGATGACGTCATCGAGGCCATGGCGCAGACGCCGAACGTCTGCCCACAGCTGCACATGCCGCTGCAGTCGGGGTCGGACGCGGTGCTGCGCCGGATGCGGCGCAGCTACCGCCGGGAGCGTTTCCTCGGCATCGTCGAGCGGGTCCGCGCGGCCATGCCGGACGCCGCGATCAGCACCGACATCATCGTCGGGTTCCCGGGGGAGACCGAGGCCGACTTCGCCGACACCCTGGACGTCGTCCGCACCGCGCGTTTCGCCGGGGCGTTCACCTTCAAGTACTCCCCCCGTCCCGGCACGCCCGCGGCCGAGATGGACGGCGCGGTCGATCCCGCCGTGGTCTCCGAGCGCTACGGGCGGCTCGCGAGCCTGCAGGACGAGATGTCGTGGGCGGAGAACCGGGCGCAGGTCGGGCGTCGGGTCGAGATCGTCGTGGCCGAGGGGGAGGGCCGCAAGGACTCCGCCACCGGCCGGCTCTCCGGCCGCGCCCGCGACGGCCGCCTCGTCCACCTGCTGGTGACCGGGCCGCACGCGCAGGACGGGCTCGTCCGGCCGGGCGATGTCGTCGAGACCGTGGTGACCAGGGGCGCGCCGCACCACCTGACGGCGGACGGCCCGCTGCTCGCCCACCGCCGCACCCGCGCCGGCGACGCCTGGGCCGCCGGCCGCGCCATCGCCGGTGACACCGGGCCCGCCGGCACTGGTGCCGGTGACACCGGTGCCGGCGACACCGGGCGTCCGGGCGGTCCCGCGGTCTCCCTGGGGATGCCGCAGCTGCGCCCGAGCGCCCCCGCCGCGCGGTGA
- a CDS encoding class III extradiol ring-cleavage dioxygenase family protein has protein sequence MTLVAAAVCPHPPLLVPQVAGVDPIEVRDHARAAVARLCALAPDHIVVVGDDASDASYDGSAVGTLAGFGVGLSFPLGTSGVGPAVLPLSLTIGAWLLREAGWTGRCSARGVPATTRPAAAAALGADLVAAAAADGFRLALLIMGDGSARRTVKAPGSLDPRAAAYDAAVSAALATLDVAALLALDPALAADLLVPGRASWQVLAGAVRRATPGDPARSWTSLLRYDDAPFGVGYLVAGWERVDGDHAVEKHAEENRAEENRAAGSHADGREGRATARSGR, from the coding sequence GTGACCCTGGTCGCCGCGGCCGTCTGCCCGCATCCGCCGCTGCTCGTTCCGCAGGTCGCCGGGGTCGACCCGATCGAGGTCCGGGATCATGCCCGCGCGGCCGTCGCCCGGCTGTGCGCCCTGGCGCCCGACCACATCGTGGTCGTCGGCGACGACGCCTCGGACGCCAGCTACGACGGATCGGCCGTCGGCACGCTGGCCGGGTTCGGGGTGGGTCTGAGCTTCCCGCTCGGGACGTCCGGCGTGGGTCCGGCTGTGCTCCCGCTGTCGCTCACCATCGGTGCCTGGCTGCTGCGCGAGGCGGGCTGGACCGGGCGGTGCTCGGCCCGCGGCGTGCCGGCGACGACCCGGCCGGCGGCCGCCGCCGCGCTCGGCGCCGACCTCGTCGCCGCCGCGGCGGCGGACGGATTCCGGCTCGCCTTGCTGATCATGGGTGACGGCAGTGCCCGGCGGACGGTGAAGGCCCCCGGCAGCCTGGACCCGCGGGCCGCCGCGTACGACGCCGCGGTCTCCGCCGCGCTCGCCACACTGGACGTCGCCGCGCTGCTCGCCCTGGATCCCGCGCTCGCGGCCGACCTGCTCGTGCCGGGCCGCGCGTCCTGGCAGGTCCTCGCCGGCGCGGTGCGCCGCGCGACGCCGGGGGACCCGGCCCGGTCCTGGACGAGCCTGCTCCGCTACGACGACGCCCCGTTCGGGGTCGGCTACCTGGTCGCCGGGTGGGAGCGGGTGGACGGCGACCACGCTGTGGAAAAGCACGCCGAGGAAAACCGCGCCGAGGAAAACCGCGCGGCGGGAAGCCACGCCGACGGGCGGGAGGGGCGTGCCACCGCGCGGAGCGGCCGGTGA